Within the Polymorphobacter megasporae genome, the region ACGAGACCAAGGGCAAGGCGCAGGAAGCTTTTGGCGAAGCCAAGGCGAAGGTCCAGGACGCGTACGGCAAGGCCAAGGACGCGGTCAACGATTGGGCCGACAACGCGCCTGACTATGTCCAGAAGGCGAAAGAGACCGGCCGTCAGTATGCCGAAAAGGGCAGCGAAGCCGTCCGCAACACCGTCCAGGAGCAGCCGATCGCTACGCTGGTCGGTGGCATCGCCGTCGGCGTCCTGATCGGCTGGCTGGTCAGCAGCCGCCGCTAATCGCGCATCACGCGAAACGTGAAGGGCCGGGTCAGCGATGACCCGGCCCTTTTCGTATTCGCCCGATACCAGATCAGTCGCGCATGCTCGCCGGCACCTTGCCGCCATTTTCGGCGAGCTCGCTCATCACCGCCTTGTGCAGCGCGATGTTTTCCTCGGCCGAGCCGTCGGCACCGGCATGGACGTTGAGTTCCTGCGCGAGGCCCTTGCGCGCGTCGAGGCTCGAATCGAGGTCGAGCAGCTTGAGCAGGTCGACGATCGACGTCTGCCAGTTTCCGCCGTTACCGTGGGACGCCATTTCGGTCAGCACCGCTTCGACATCGACGGGTGCAGCGGCAGGCGCGACGGTCGCCGCCGCAGGTGCGGTCGCCGGTGCAGCGGTCGGTGCTGCGGTGGCCGGAGCAGCGGCAGCCGGGGCAGCAGCGGCGGGGTGGTGGAAAATCTTGTCCATGATCCGTCCGAACAAACTCATCTCGATCTCCTTGTGGGGCCGTGGTGGCGAGAGCCGAACGCGGCCAAGCGGTGCCGGGTCCGTCGCACGACCCCCTGCGTCTGCCTGTCGGACCCTATCGCACCCGCGTGACGGTTGCGCTAAGGGCGGTGCTTCGAAGCTGATGGTACCGATGATCCCGACATTTCATGGTTGAGCGCGCGATCTTCCACGACCCGACCGGGCGGCGCGGGCGGCGCTTTGGGGTCGCGCTCGTCGCCTTCGTCCTGCTCATCATTGCGGCGCTGGGGCTGTTCATCGCCTCGATCGTCTCCGCCACTGCCGGCGCGCCATTGCCGTTCACCGTCGAACGCCCGCCGGTCCGCGACCTCGGTCAACTTGCGCACGACACCCGGCGCGACGCTGGGCGGGTGCTTCGGCGCGCGTCGTGGCTAGCGAAGGCGGGACCGAATACCGCCGCGCCGCTCGCGGTCGGGTTTCACGCTCCGTGGGACGATGCCAGCGCCGCGTCGCTCGTCCGGCATATCGGCGATCTCGACTGGCTCGTCCCGGCGTGGGTGTCGGTCACCGGGCCCGACCACCGCATCACGCGCTTTCCCGATCTGCGCGGCCGCGC harbors:
- a CDS encoding DUF3597 family protein, coding for MSLFGRIMDKIFHHPAAAAPAAAAPATAAPTAAPATAPAAATVAPAAAPVDVEAVLTEMASHGNGGNWQTSIVDLLKLLDLDSSLDARKGLAQELNVHAGADGSAEENIALHKAVMSELAENGGKVPASMRD
- a CDS encoding CsbD family protein translates to MAINSDTVEGTLNEFGGKAKGAVGSAFGDTKTQAEGAFDETKGKAQEAFGEAKAKVQDAYGKAKDAVNDWADNAPDYVQKAKETGRQYAEKGSEAVRNTVQEQPIATLVGGIAVGVLIGWLVSSRR